In one Ananas comosus cultivar F153 linkage group 12, ASM154086v1, whole genome shotgun sequence genomic region, the following are encoded:
- the LOC109718249 gene encoding pentatricopeptide repeat-containing protein At5g55840 has translation MFYSAKSILKHLSRMRRSCTSTFHSLMENYRQCNSNQSVFDFWIKIYVEEGMIGFAVEVFQLISARGFKASIFTCNSILKALMKEGKLDSVWPFFEQMLIRRINPNASTFNIILNSLCSQGKYGKASYIFKKMEESGFSFNVVTYNTMLSWYCKKGRFKNASKILDSMESKGVEADVYTFNVIIDKLCKTKRSARAYLLLKRMRERKVCPTESTYNTLINGFSKEGKMDIATRIFDGMLKFSVRPSVVTYNTLIDGYSRSGKISEALGVLDEMETRGVTTNEFTYGALLNGYCKASKLDSAMQLLQQLRSKGFNINHVMYTILIDGFCRERKIHKAVKFLYTMIEAGIGPDVITYSALINGLCKVDKTDQTKEILSMMYKTGVLPNEIVYSTLIYHFCKKGDIVEALKFYVELQRIGQLVSPFICNTLLSTLYRKGMLKEAEHFIQHMIRMKLAVNSTTFNCMIDGYCSKGDALKGFSFYDEMVRLGLSPDICTYANLLKGLCKGGNLTEAKKFLTQLVNIPFAIDTRTYNTLLAAVCKYGDLNGALSLLDKMIENNLAPDIYSYTILLCGFCRKGKIVPALVLFDKMLEKGMFPNRVAYTCLINGLIRERQIKAASYLFEEMISNKSLDPDAITFNGIIYGYSKAGMVQEMEKMIRMMQNKGIFPNVATYNILIRGYIKNQQALKSFRLYSSIVQRGFIPDRITYQALILGLCKSNMIDIAVKFLEKMMLDGIIPDNLTFDMLIVEYSEKTQMDNALKLVSCMKNLQMSPSSDAYSALINGLNRKNCFRQSYEVLHEMMEKGFTPRHNHYITLINGKIRVGDVWGAFRLKDEMEALGIVPHEVAESSMVRGLCKCGKIEEAILVFSSIIRAGRVPTMATFTTLMHGLCKEAKIDDALYLKDVMERYGLKVDIVTYNVLITGLCETSRVSDALKLYEEIIQRELWPNITTYTVLIEAFYRENRVEEGEKLLQDIQNRGLMSSENVPTSFHQGLESAMKRLNSIRNCRRRISVDK, from the coding sequence ATGTTCTATTCGGCAAAGTCCATATTGAAACATCTCTCTCGTATGCGCCGTTCATGTACCTCTACCTTTCATTCTCTCATGGAGAACTATCGCCAGTGCAATTCAAATCAGTCGGTTTTTGACTTTTGGATTAAAATTTATGTGGAAGAAGGGATGATTGGATTTGCTGTGGAGGTGTTCCAATTAATTAGTGCTCGAGGATTCAAAGCTTCGATTTTCACTTGTAATTCCATCCTCAAAGCTCTTATGAAGGAGGGTAAATTGGATTCCGTTTGGCCGTTTTTCGAACAAATGCTCATAAGGAGGATTAATCCGAATGCGAGCACTttcaatataattttgaattctctTTGTTCTCAGGGAAAATATGGAAAGGCTAGTTATATCTTcaagaagatggaagagagtgGTTTTTCTTTCAACGTTGTTACTTATAATACTATGCTATCTTGGTATTGCAAGAAGGGGAGGTTCAAAAACGCTTCGAAGATACTAGATAGTATGGAGAGCAAAGGCGTTGAGGCGGATGTATATACATTTAATGTAATTATTGACAAGTTATGTAAGACGAAGAGAAGCGCTCGAGCTTATTTGTTACTAAaaaggatgagagagaggaaggtaTGCCCCACCGAAAGCACATACAATACTCTTATAAATGGGTTTTCTAAAGAAGGCAAGATGGATATTGCTACTCGTATTTTCGATGGCATGTTGAAGTTCAGTGTAAGACCAAGTGTAGTCACCTATAATACTTTAATTGACGGGTATTCTCGAAGTGGAAAAATTAGTGAAGCTTTGGGAGTTTTGGATGAGATGGAAACTAGGGGCGTAACCACTAACGAGTTCACTTACGGTGCTCTACTAAACGGCTATTGCAAGGCTTCAAAATTGGACTCTGCAATGCAACTTCTGCAACAGTTGAGATCAAAGGGCTTTAATATCAACCATGTGATGTACACAATTTTGATTGACGGgttttgtagagagagaaaaattcaTAAAGCGGTGAAATTTCTCTACACTATGATTGAGGCCGGCATCGGTCCCGATGTTATTACTTATTCTGCACTTATAAATGGTTTGTGCAAAGTGGATAAGACGGACCAAACCAAAGAGATTTTGTCGATGATGTACAAAACGGGAGTTTTGCCTAATGAAATAGTGTATTCGACACTAATTTACCATTTTTGTAAGAAAGGAGATATTGTCGAAGCATTGAAGTTTTATGTCGAGTTGCAGCGAATTGGTCAATTAGTCAGTCCATTTATCTGTAATACCTTACTTTCTACGCTTTATAGAAAGGGAATGTTAAAAGAAGCTGAGCATTTCATACAACACATGATTAGGATGAAACTAGCCGTAAACTCCACTACCTTCAACTGTATGATAGATGGTTATTGTAGTAAAGGTGATGCCTTAAAAGGCTTTTCTTTTTATGATGAAATGGTTAGATTGGGTCTTTCTCCAGATATTTGTACATATGCAAATCTACTTAAAGGATTATGCAAAGGAGGAAACTTAACTGAGGCAAAGAAGTTTCTGACCCAACTTGTAAATATCCCTTTTGCTATTGATACTCGCACTTATAATACACTACTTGCGGCAGTTTGTAAATATGGGGACTTGAATGGTGCTTTGTCCTTGCTGGATAAAATGATTGAGAATAATTTAGCACCTGATATCTACAGTTATACTATTCTTCTATGCGGTTTTTGCAGAAAAGGGAAGATTGTTCCTGCACTTGTGCTCTTTGACAAGATGTTGGAGAAGGGTATGTTTCCTAATCGTGTTGCTTATACTTGTTTAATAAATGGATTGATAAGAGAACGCCAAATAAAGGCTGCGTCATACTTGTTCGAAGAGATGATTAGCAACAAAAGCCTCGATCCAGACGCTATTACTTTTAATGGAATAATCTACGGCTACTCGAAGGCAGGTATGGTACAAGAAATGGAGAAGATGATTCGTATGATGCAAAATAAAGGTATATTTCCAAATGTAGCCACTTATAATATTCTTATTCGTGGTTACATCAAAAACCAACAGGCCTTGAAATCATTCAGATTGTACAGTAGTATAGTGCAGAGAGGGTTTATCCCAGATAGAATAACTTATCAAGCACTAATCCTTGGGCTTTGTAAGTCTAATATGATAGATATTGCTGTGAAGTTTTTGGAGAAGATGATGCTCGATGGAATTATTCCTGATAACTTGACCTTTGATATGCTTATCGTGGAGTATAGTGAGAAAACCCAGATGGATAATGCTTTAAAGCTTGTTAGTTGTatgaaaaatttacaaatgtCACCAAGCAGCGACGCCTATAGTGCGCTTATCAATgggttaaatagaaaaaattgtTTTCGACAAAGCTATGAAGTTTTGCATGAAATGATGGAGAAAGGGTTTACTCCAAGGCACAATCATTACATCACATTAATTAATGGGAAAATTAGGGTTGGCGACGTATGGGGAGCATTTAGACTGAAAGATGAGATGGAGGCATTGGGGATTGTGCCGCATGAAGTTGCAGAGAGCTCGATGGTTAGAGGGCTTTGTAAATGTGGGAAGATCGAGGAGGCTATATTGGTTTTTAGTAGCATAATTAGGGCAGGAAGGGTGCCGACTATGGCAACTTTCACCACACTCATGCATGGGCTTTGTAAAGAAGCTAAAATTGATGATGCTTTGTACTTGAAGGATGTGATGGAACGGTATGGATTGAAAGTAGATATCGTGACTTATAATGTTCTTATCACCGGACTATGCGAAACTAGTCGTGTTTCTGATGCGCTAAAGCTGTACGAAGAAATAATACAAAGGGAGCTTTGGCCTAATATAACGACATACACTGTGCTAATTGAAGCATTTTATAGGGAAAACAGGGTTGAGGAGGGAGAGAAACTGTTACAAGATATACAGAATAGAGGTTTAATGTCTTCAGAGAATGTTCCCACAAGTTTCCATCAGGGACTGGAAAGTGCAAtgaaaagattgaatagtataagGAATTGCCGAAGAAGAATCAGTGTTGATAAATAA